From the genome of Gemmatimonas phototrophica, one region includes:
- a CDS encoding phenylacetate--CoA ligase family protein, which produces MTSVPDRLLTALIDGLHHSGLCRSVLLLPGFERLRWAIGRAGVRARFAQARRRVPAYATVVNERADAGIPMTDKRSYVQRFAIGQRCMDGVIPAHGVLFDESSGSSGRPTSWVRGTAERRANARTIRMGLSRRLVGSRPLLFINAFALGPWATGINLTMALSTMGHLKALGPDIDKIAHTIREFGETHHLVVMGYPPFLRQLLDRAGVNWHAFQVSFIYGGEGMSESMRALFQQRGVARVYGSYGASDLELNIAAETDYTIALRRLLQARPEIARDLVKQQGALPMLFQYNPAEFFLETTPDGQLLVTICRPGYLAPKIRYNIQDLGHVVRHAEIARVLTAHGVDITQLAPEVLDLPVLFLYGRADQSVSWYGCKIPPTDVQDAICRTPQLASRVDGFQLGTTEDATGDKRLVIAVEETSAPHDAWSAADDEVLLQALATVNQDFRESLRLAPADRTPEVHAYAAGAGPFANRDVRIKRQYVAS; this is translated from the coding sequence ATGACTTCGGTACCTGATCGTCTGCTAACGGCTCTGATCGATGGCTTGCACCACTCCGGTCTCTGCCGCTCTGTTTTGCTCCTCCCTGGCTTTGAACGACTACGCTGGGCCATTGGCCGCGCTGGTGTACGGGCCCGATTTGCCCAGGCGCGTCGCCGGGTACCGGCCTATGCCACCGTGGTGAACGAACGCGCAGACGCAGGGATTCCCATGACCGACAAACGCAGCTACGTGCAGCGCTTTGCCATCGGTCAGCGGTGTATGGATGGTGTTATTCCTGCGCACGGCGTGCTCTTTGACGAATCATCGGGCAGCAGCGGGCGACCGACCTCGTGGGTCCGCGGTACCGCAGAACGTCGCGCCAATGCCCGCACCATTCGCATGGGACTCTCGCGCCGGCTCGTGGGATCTCGTCCGCTGCTTTTCATCAATGCCTTCGCGCTGGGTCCGTGGGCCACGGGCATCAACCTCACCATGGCGCTCTCCACCATGGGGCATCTCAAGGCCCTTGGTCCGGATATCGACAAAATCGCGCACACGATCAGGGAGTTTGGTGAGACGCACCATCTCGTGGTGATGGGCTATCCCCCGTTTCTCCGGCAGTTGCTCGATCGCGCCGGCGTGAACTGGCATGCCTTTCAGGTTTCCTTCATTTACGGCGGCGAAGGGATGAGTGAGTCCATGCGCGCCCTCTTTCAGCAACGGGGGGTTGCCCGGGTGTACGGATCGTATGGCGCGTCCGATCTTGAACTCAACATCGCGGCCGAAACGGACTACACCATCGCCCTGCGCCGCCTGCTACAGGCCCGCCCGGAGATTGCGCGGGATCTGGTGAAGCAGCAGGGCGCACTCCCCATGCTCTTTCAATACAATCCGGCGGAATTCTTTCTCGAGACCACACCGGATGGCCAACTGCTGGTGACCATCTGCCGCCCAGGCTATCTGGCGCCCAAGATTCGCTACAACATTCAGGATCTGGGGCACGTGGTACGCCACGCGGAAATTGCGCGGGTGCTGACGGCGCACGGTGTGGACATCACCCAGCTGGCGCCAGAAGTACTCGATTTGCCCGTACTCTTTCTGTACGGACGCGCCGATCAGAGTGTGAGCTGGTACGGCTGCAAAATTCCGCCTACCGACGTGCAGGATGCCATCTGCCGCACGCCACAGCTGGCCTCGCGCGTTGACGGGTTTCAGCTGGGGACCACCGAAGACGCCACGGGCGACAAGCGGCTCGTGATTGCCGTGGAAGAGACGTCCGCACCACACGACGCTTGGAGCGCCGCCGACGATGAGGTACTGCTGCAGGCCCTCGCTACCGTGAATCAGGACTTCCGGGAGTCACTCCGCCTCGCGCCCGCCGACCGCACGCCCGAAGTACACGCCTACGCCGCCGGCGCCGGTCCTTTTGCGAACAGGGACGTACGAATCAAGCGTCAATACGTGGCTTCGTGA